The Jaculus jaculus isolate mJacJac1 chromosome 1, mJacJac1.mat.Y.cur, whole genome shotgun sequence nucleotide sequence GATATAAACCGTAAATTGAATTGGAGCAATGTTAactttttctgaatttcattgttatattgtttatataaCAAAGCATGCCTAGCCTCAGAAAATacacatcaagggctggagagatggctcggcagttaaggcagtGCCTGCAGAGCCCAGTGACCTGAGATTCAGTTCTTCaagacccacacaaagccagatgcacaaagtggcacatgcatatggagtttgtttgcagtggctggaggccctggtgcacccattctctctatctgtctctctgctatctctctctgttttcaaataaatttaaaaaatatatattttaaaagtatacattaagggctggagagatgtttagcagttgaagcacatgcctgcaaagcctaaggatccagggttgattctccaggtcccatacgagccagatgcatatggtggcacctgtgtctggagttcatttgcagtggctagaagccctgacatgcccaattctcactctttatctctttctttctccctcttgttttgtttctaataaataaataagtataaatataaaaaacacattagggctggagagatggcttagcggttaagcgctcgcctgtgaagcctaaggaccccggttcgaggctcggttccccaggtcccacgttagccagatgcacaagggggcgcatgcatctggagttcgtttgcagaggctggaagccctggcgcgcccattctctctctccctccatctgtctttctctgtgtctgtcgctctcaaataaataaattaattaaaaaatatatttaaaaaaaaataaaaaaataaaaaaaaacacattaaaatattaCAGATAAATGTGCCTACAACTTAGTCTTCAagttttccaagaaaaaaaaaaaaacctatatagATCAGCATCTGTTTCTGTAGACTCCGCATCCCCAAGAGTGACAGTCTCAACTTCCCTTTGTCCTTCCTTCAGGTCTAGGGCCATATCGGTGGCTGTCCTCCATGGGGTCTCAGGCTGGGAAGTAACACCTCCAGCCTGCTTGCTCCCCAACATTGAGTTCTTGCTTCTGCTGAGTTGGGTCCTGGGCTTGAAGATACACACCTTTCCCAACCCCTCCGGATCAAAGGCAGTCTGGCTAGAAAGGCTGGTGCAAACTCCTCTACATTTCCAGGAACGTCTCAGAAACAAAGAGTCAATGTAAGTTACTCCTAGCTGTCCCAAAGTGAGGAACCTCATCCCCTAGTCACAACTCAGTTCAGATGTCTGGCCATGTCTGAATACCCCGTCTTTTCTCTGCAAGTGTTTCGGAGACAGGCTGGCAGGTGGGAATCCCCCCAACACTACGAAGTGTGTCTTCCGGTCGAGGCCGGAGAGCTCCAAGTTAAACACGTGGGCACTCCAGCCTTCAGAACTCCTCCAGTCTATAAAACATTTTCAATGCCAGCCTGACCTGGTGTCACCATCTGCCTGCAAGAGCCAACCCACTGGCTTTCAATTAGCAGCTAGAGGAAGTGGAGAGGGCACTCAGCTCAAGGCTTCAAAGAGCCGGGGGTCAGGAGATCCCCAGCAAGAGAATCAATCACAGAGCGCCTGGGGAGTGAGAGCCGCAGCAGAGCTTTCTAGTTCCCATGAAAGTGCTTAGTGACTGCAATGGCCCACAGCCCAGATGGCCTCCTCCTGGGGACAAACACCTTTCTCCTCCAGCTCTTATGCATGTAGGGGTAAGGTGGGCTTCCGGCTGGTCACCGTTCACAGACGACGTGCCCAGCTTCTCTGATTACCTGTGATCAGGCACATGGATGGCACACCCCAGCAAGCTTTTCTCTGCACAGATTGTCTTAGTGCTTACCAAGTACTGTCctaagtgcttttaaaaaatattttgttagccgggcatggtggcgcacacctttaatcccagcactcgggaggcagaggtaggaggcttgctgtgagatcaaggccaccctgagactacagagtgaattccaggtcagcctgggctagaatgagaccctactgtgaaaaacaaacaaatatatatatatggtttttatttatttatttgagagagaaagaatgagtgggccaaggccttcagccactgcaaatgaactccagatgcatgcaccatcatgtgcatctggctttatttgggtcctggggaactaaacctgggtcctttggctttgcaggcaagcaccttaactgctaagccatctctccagcctctatgtgCTTTATAATTCCTCCaatcatacttaaaaaaaaaaattgttttgagagagcaagaaagaggcagatagagagagaatgggcgcaccaaggcctctattgtactgcaaacgaactccagatgcctgcgccaccttgtgcatttggcttatgtgggtaccgggtccttgggctttgcaggcaaatgccttaaccactaagccatctctccaacccaatcatcttttttttttttttttaattgtatttatttgtgagcagatcAAGCAAGCAAGTAGGGGGCGGTAGAAAAATAGAATATGGGCAGGGCAGgccggggcctcttgctgctgtgaacaaatgcatgcaccacttagtgcatctggctttatgtgagtctggAGAATCAaggctgggccatcaggctttgcaaacaagtgcctctaaccactgagccatctctccagcccccaacctgtTATACTGTTGTTCTGTAGTGTATGGTTAGCTGATGGAGGCATCCATTCATTCCTCCTCTCATACTTAGAATTCAGGGCCTACTAGGTGTTAGAATGGGAAGAACAAAGGGATACAGTAAGCCAATTGAATGAAACGTTGAGCCCACAAATAGCAAGGTGagaggctagggatatagctaaGTTGGtagatgcttgcctagcatgcgcaaagctctgggtttgaccCCAAGTACTGCATGAAACTGGCTGTTGTGGTGCACGCACTGGGATGGGGGGAAGTAGgaagatatattttaaatcatccttggctacagagtaaattcaaggctggcctagaatacattagaccctgtctcaataaataaacaccaccaccaacaacaaaatagtGAAATAGCCAGGAAGGAGACATTATATAAGCCTATGAGTAATGCTGACATCAAGTGTAGGGCAggttaagaaaagaaagatttggagaaaaaaaattgaaagaaatacatgagggctggagagatggcttagtggttaagcactaaggaccccggtttgaggctcaattctccaggacccacgttagccagatgcacaagggggcgcatgcgtctggagttcgttggcagtggctggagaccctggcgtgcccattctctatctcaatctctctctgcctctttctctctctgtctattgctctagaataaataaataaaaatgaacaaaaaatgtcttttttaaaaaagaaagatttgggTAAGTGAAGTGGAGAAGAGGGAAACAGCTTTACATTTTCCTGGACCACACCCACAAGTGCAGACTATCTGATCTATgttacttttcctttccttccttcttccttccttcctttccaagcagagaggagggagggagggagagaaagagaatgggtatgccagggcttcttgccactacaaatgaacttcagatacatatgggtactgaggaaccaaacccggGCTGGCAGCTTTAGAGGCaagacctttaaccactaagccctctacCCAGCCTTACGTTTTtcaacttttcttgttgctgtgacaaaaaaaaaaatatatatatatatatacatatatatatatatatatatatatatatatatatatgtatatatatgtatatatatggaaaagaaactgagaggaaggatttattgtggctcacagttttgggaACATACAGTCCaaaatggcagagaaagcatggaggCAAGACATGAGATCACATGTGTGGACAGTCTGAAAGCAGAGAGCTAAATGTTGGCATTTATCAGAGCTTCCAGTTCCTTTCCCCTCCATATTCTGTCTGGGCATGAAGCCCATTTCAGGGCgggtcttccttcctccattaaacctctctggaaaagcCCTCATGggcacacctctgggtgtgtctcctaggtaatTCCAAAGCCAGTCACACTGATAATGATGATAAACCATCACACTATCTAATTCCATCCTCATTTCCAACATTTCTTCCACTGGGTTGAGcttttctatttgcttctttgtaATTAAacttctggagattgaaccttgTGTGTGTCAGGCAAATGCTCCATcgttgagctacatctccagcctgtctgctattaattttttttgatctTAGCTGATAAGATGAGgatgatctccatgtttgttgaaCAACTTTCTCAATGCAAGACTCctaggagccagacatggtggtgcctgtaatctcagcacttgggaggtagaggtagcaggatcaggAACttagtcatccttggctacatgcaACTTTaatgacagcctgagctacatgaaacctgACCTCAAAAATACCAACCAAGGCAGCGGCTGCAGCGGGGGAAGATGGCGGCGGCCGTTCCACAGCGAGCGTGGACCGTGGAGCAGCTGCGCAGCGAGCAGCTGCCCAAGAAGGACATAATCAAGTTTCTGCAGGATCACGGTTCAGATTCGTTTCTTGCAGAGCATAAATTAttaggaaacattaaaaatgtaGCTAAAACAGCTAATAAGGACCATTTGGTTACAGCCTATAACCATCTTTTTGAAAGTAAGCGTTTCAAGGGTACTGAAAGTATAAGTAAAGTATCTGAGCAAGTGAAAAATGTGAAGCTTAGTGAAGATAAACCCAAAGACACGAAATCTGAGGAGAATCTGGATGAGGGTCCACCAAAATATACAAAATCTGTTCTTAAGAAAGGAGATAAAACAAACTTTCCCAAAAAGGGAGATGTTGTTCACTGCTGGTACACAGGAACACTACAGGATGGAACTGTTTTTGATACCAATATTCAAACAAgctcaaagaagaagaaaaatgccaAGCCTTTAAGTTTTAAGGTTGGAGTAGGCAAGGTTATCAGAGGCTGGGATGAAGCACTCTTGACGATGAGTAAAGGAGAAAAGGCTCGACTAGAGATTGAACCAGAATgggcttatggaaagaaaggacaACCTGACGCCAAAATTCCACCAAATGCAAAACTCATTTTTGAAGTGGAATTAGTAGATATTGATTGAAATAGCAGTGCTTCAGAGGTCCAGACATTATCAACAATGATAAGACTTGGCATTGAAACTTATATAACCAATTAGAGCTTATTACTATTATAAGGGAAGTGTCAACTGGAAAATTCATTGTTGTTTACTTGATCCCAGTTTTTGAGAAATGTAATCCCTTATAAGTCATATAGTCCCATGTATTTTGCTATAGCTGtgtaaaatattaaagagaactGTTTTTCCTTGTACCTTACAATGTAAACTCAAAGGCTCAATAAAAAGGTATGaaccggcaaaaaaaaaaaaaaaaaaaaaaataccaaccaagagctagagacatggcttagcagttaaggtgcttgcctgggaagcctaaggacccaggttcagttccttagtacccatgtaaacaagatgcacaaggtggtaaatgcttctggaatttgtttacaatggctagaggccttggtgcacccattgtgtgtgtgtgtgtgtctgactctctctccccttctctttgtctcttaaataaataaataattaaaaataaaaacaagcaagctaggtgcagtggtgcatgtctttaatcccagaatttgggaggctaaggtagaagaataaccatgagttcaagaccagactgggctactgagtgagttccaggtcagtctgggctagagtaagaccctgcttcattaaaacaaaaaccagggctggaaccAGGCGTTggtgtacacctttgatcccagcacttgggaggcagaggtaggaggattactgtgtgtttgaggccaccctgagactccacagtgaattccaggttagagtgagaccctaccttgggcgAGGGCGAGGAGGGTAgaggaaacagggctggaaagatggctcagcagttaaggtgcttgtctgcaaagcctaacaatctgagttcaattccccagtacccacataaagccagatgcataaagtggcatatgcatctggagtctataatggctagagggcctggcatgcccattctttctgtctctcttctatctctctctgcttgcaaataaattaaaaacaaaaatactgggctgatgagatggtttaatcattaaggcacttgcctgccaagtcaaagaacccaggttcaattcctcagtacccacataaagccagatgtacaagttggagCATGTATCCTGTGTgggtttgaagtggctagaggtccttgtggtcctattctcattctttccctctcatatgtatatattttttttttatttttattttttttggtttttcgaggctttcactctagcccaggctgacctggaatttactatgtagtctcagggtagcctcgaactcatggcgatcctcctacctctgcttcccaagtgctgggattaaaggcgtgcaccaccacgcccagctcaaataaaatatttttttttaatttttattaacattttccatgattataaaatatatcccatggtaattccctccctccccacccccacactttcccatttgaaattccattctccatcatattacctccccattacaatcattgttattacatatatacaatatcaacctattaagtatcctcccctcttcctttctctaacctttatgtctcctttttaacttactggcctctgctactaagtattttcattctcatgcagaagcccagtcatctgtagctaggatccacatatgagagagaacatgtggcgcttgtttttctgggcctgtgttacctcacttagtataatcctctccaagtccatccatttttctgcaaatttcataacttcatttttctttactgctgagtagaactccattgtataaatgtgccacatcttcattatccactcatcagttgagggacatctaggctggttccatttcccagctattataaattgagcagcaataaacatggttgagcatgtacttctaaggaaatgagatgagtccttcggatatatgcctaggagtgctatagctgggtcatatggtagatcaatctttagctgttttaagaacctccacactgatttccacaatggctggaccagattgcattcccaccagcagtgtagaagggttcctctttttccacatccccgccaacatttatgatcatttgttttcatgatggtggccaatctgacaggagtgagatggaatctcaatgtagttttaatctgcatttccctgatgactagtgacgtagaacatttttttatatgcttatatgccattcgtatttcttcctttgagaactctctatttagctccatagcccattttttgattggcttgtttgataaaatattttttcaaaacctcaaaaccaaacaacaacaaaaaccccaatcaaacaaaagaagaacaatcaagcaaacacacacagataaattaaaaaaaaaaaattcactgggtatggaggcccacacctttaatcccagaatttacttaggaggcaaaggtaggaggaccactgtaagttggaggccagcctggcaccacAGAGcgagtgccaagtcagcctgggctagagtgagaccctacatccaaaaaaaaaaaaaaaaaaagacctcaagagagggggaaaaaaattaagttgaaatGATCAGTCGGGCTCACCTAAAAAGGGCAGACTAGAGCTGGCCTTTCTCAAACTATAAAATgtttgggctgagaagatggctaagtggtcaaGAGTGCTTGCACGCAATGCCTGCTGATCCAGGTTCATTTCtgcagccacccacataaagcctgatacaaGAAGTGGCACAAACTGGCattccatttgtagtggcaagagaccctggtgcatgcatgtggcatgcatgcacacacacgtacatgtgtaaataaataaagaaaaatgaaagtaagcggctggagaggttgcttagtgattaaggcacttgagggtagagccaaaggaccgtggttcaattccccagtacccacataaattcagatgcccaaagtggcacatgcatctggagttcattaacagtggctagaggccttagcatgcccattttctgtctctctctctcttaaataaacaataaatattttaaaatatacttttaaaaagaaaatggcgggctggagagatggcttagcggttaagcgcttgcctgtgaagcctaaggaccccggttcgaggctcggttccccaggtcccacgttagccagatgcacaagggggcgcacgcgtctggagttcgtttgcagaggctggaagccctggcacgcccattctctctctctccctctatctgtctttctctctgtgtctgtcgctctcaaataaataaataaataatttaaaaaaaaaaagaaaatggcattgtagtttaaatatatatactttttttttttcctcctacctctgcctcctgagtgctgggattaaaggtgtgcaccaccacgcccggcctaaaaatatattgttaaaaaagaaaatggtctgGTAGTcctgggactgaacccagggctttttgCACtctaggtaatttttttttttaattcttgccttttttgtaaatattttatttttatttatttatttgagataaaacaagagagaaagaggcagatatatatagagagaatgggcacataaggtcctccagccactgcaaacaaactctagatgcatgcaccaccatgtgcatctggtttacatgggtcctggggaatcaaaactgggtcctccggcttcacaggcaagttccttaactattcagccatctctccagcccagtttttttttttttttttttgagataaggactCATGTaattcaggttggcctccaactcagtatAGCTGATAAGCTTTAACTTCTGATAtccacctctgcctttcaagtgctgggattacaggtgtaccaccatgctcagttttatGTGGTGCAGGGTCAAATCCAGggattcatgcatgctaggcaagtactctgctaACCAAGCTATATCTTCAAgctttactttgttttttgttttaatattctaTGAActcctttaaaagt carries:
- the LOC123454219 gene encoding peptidyl-prolyl cis-trans isomerase FKBP3, which encodes MAAAVPQRAWTVEQLRSEQLPKKDIIKFLQDHGSDSFLAEHKLLGNIKNVAKTANKDHLVTAYNHLFESKRFKGTESISKVSEQVKNVKLSEDKPKDTKSEENLDEGPPKYTKSVLKKGDKTNFPKKGDVVHCWYTGTLQDGTVFDTNIQTSSKKKKNAKPLSFKVGVGKVIRGWDEALLTMSKGEKARLEIEPEWAYGKKGQPDAKIPPNAKLIFEVELVDID